From Endozoicomonas sp. 8E, the proteins below share one genomic window:
- a CDS encoding acyl carrier protein: MAHIDELKTILAEVLEVDTQAFDKETQLLGALPEFDSMAVVGVITAMEESFGINVADDDIDATIFETVGSLLSYIDQVS; encoded by the coding sequence ATGGCACACATTGACGAACTCAAAACGATACTGGCGGAAGTGCTGGAAGTCGACACCCAGGCCTTTGACAAAGAGACCCAGCTTTTGGGCGCTCTTCCTGAGTTTGACTCCATGGCTGTAGTGGGTGTGATCACTGCTATGGAAGAGTCTTTTGGCATCAACGTGGCAGATGATGATATTGATGCCACCATCTTCGAAACGGTTGGTAGTTTGTTGAGCTATATTGATCAGGTTTCCTGA